In Vibrio syngnathi, the following proteins share a genomic window:
- a CDS encoding autotransporter assembly complex protein TamA, which translates to MGNRVKTSIKQVVLAASFLLFTQHSSIAAEFEVKGLNKTLTENVELYLKPLADVPTSKLSKTKLTQRVQDALNPYGYYHSQLNILASDPESLVLEIDSGPVMLIKESVIKIIGEASEDSDFINVLEKNKLASGCSLSHPEYDRVKQEILSLAKRKGYFDGQFIESEMEVIPSENMANIHLKFSSGARYKFGPLSIPDDGVDPLRIGKIPTFNQGDYFDTIKLGQLQSDLSETQWFRSVVVHGDFKELESNLEVPIKIVAQPSLRNIVQVGGGYSTDLGLRASLNWSKPWYNRRGHSFETKTYLSEQEQSLKLGYKIPTQEVTTDYYGIQFESKRIDHRDTKSFANDLKFERYWQLDSDWQSTIYVKYLHEQYSQASEEDQSQLLLPGISFSQIDRKNDQLEINHRHIYSLEYSDRSLLSDSRLLRLEGSSVVSWDISERQKLHFRSNVGINIAKSLSDVPSSLRYFAGGDGNLRGYGYESISPKDENGELTGARYMLTAGIEYQHQVYRSIWMGAFLDVGDAFDDKADWKRGTGLSLIWNSHFMPVKLDFAYGLDAPEGDEFRIHFSLGTQF; encoded by the coding sequence TTGGGCAACCGCGTGAAGACCTCGATTAAACAAGTAGTGCTGGCAGCTTCATTTCTCCTGTTTACCCAGCACTCTTCGATAGCTGCTGAATTTGAAGTTAAAGGGCTTAATAAAACTCTCACCGAGAATGTAGAACTGTATTTAAAACCTTTAGCTGACGTTCCCACTTCAAAGCTATCGAAAACTAAGCTCACTCAACGAGTTCAAGACGCACTCAACCCTTATGGTTACTACCATTCCCAGTTAAATATTCTTGCTAGCGACCCCGAAAGTTTAGTACTTGAGATCGATTCAGGCCCAGTCATGCTCATTAAAGAGTCTGTTATCAAAATAATAGGTGAAGCGAGTGAAGATTCAGACTTCATCAATGTCCTAGAGAAAAATAAGTTGGCTTCAGGTTGCTCGTTATCACATCCGGAGTACGACAGAGTAAAGCAAGAGATCTTATCTCTAGCAAAAAGGAAAGGGTATTTTGACGGTCAGTTTATTGAGTCGGAAATGGAGGTTATTCCTAGTGAAAACATGGCCAATATACATCTGAAATTTTCTAGCGGTGCACGTTATAAATTTGGGCCATTAAGTATCCCTGATGACGGCGTTGACCCTCTGCGTATAGGAAAAATCCCTACGTTCAACCAAGGTGACTATTTCGACACCATAAAGCTAGGCCAACTCCAATCTGACTTATCAGAAACCCAATGGTTTCGCAGCGTCGTTGTCCACGGTGATTTCAAAGAACTAGAGAGTAACTTAGAAGTACCTATAAAGATTGTTGCACAGCCAAGTTTGCGAAACATCGTGCAGGTGGGTGGCGGCTATTCAACGGATCTAGGGTTAAGGGCTTCTCTAAATTGGTCAAAACCTTGGTATAACCGAAGAGGACATAGTTTTGAGACGAAAACGTATTTGTCTGAGCAAGAGCAGTCTCTCAAGCTAGGGTATAAAATCCCAACGCAAGAAGTCACGACTGACTATTACGGTATTCAGTTCGAGTCAAAACGTATTGATCATCGAGATACAAAAAGCTTCGCGAATGATCTTAAGTTTGAGCGTTATTGGCAATTAGACAGTGATTGGCAAAGTACAATTTACGTCAAATACCTGCATGAACAATATAGTCAGGCGTCAGAGGAAGACCAATCCCAACTGTTGCTACCCGGAATCAGTTTTTCTCAAATTGATCGTAAGAACGATCAACTCGAGATTAATCATCGCCATATCTATTCTTTGGAATATTCTGATCGGAGTTTGCTGTCTGATTCAAGATTGTTGAGATTAGAGGGAAGCAGCGTTGTTTCTTGGGATATTAGTGAAAGGCAGAAGCTCCATTTCCGTTCAAACGTTGGTATTAACATTGCGAAATCGTTATCTGATGTACCGTCATCGCTTCGTTATTTTGCTGGTGGAGACGGTAACTTGCGAGGCTATGGTTATGAATCCATTTCTCCTAAAGACGAAAATGGAGAACTAACCGGTGCGCGTTACATGTTAACTGCAGGGATCGAGTATCAACATCAAGTGTATCGCTCAATATGGATGGGGGCGTTTCTGGATGTTGGTGATGCGTTTGATGACAAAGCAGATTGGAAGCGTGGTACAGGGTTGAGTTTGATTTGGAATTCACATTTTATGCCAGTAAAACTCGATTTTGCTTATGGTCTAGATGCGCCCGAAGGCGATGAGTTTCGTATTCACTTTTCATTAGGTACTCAGTTCTAA
- a CDS encoding DEAD/DEAH box helicase, translating to MTNTTTPTNFSDLGLISPLMARLTELEYQQPTPIQAQVIPSVLAGRDLIAGANTGSGKTAAFALPLLQQIHEDAPLDRRSGKGNFVSGLILVPTRELAKQVADSVKSYAVHFNGAIKTVCVFGGVSVNTQMQALRGGTDILVATPGRLLDLISSKAIKLDKVKTLVLDEADRMLSLGFTEELDAILKLLPSKKQTLLFSATFPEQVKTLTHELLNDPIEVQLQSANASTLVQRVFEVEKGRKTALLAHLIQQHEWRQALIFVNAKNSCEHLADKLYKRGIIAEVFHGDKGQGSRTRILEDFKSGEIDVLIATDIAARGLDIEKLPVVINFDLPRSPSDYMHRIGRSGRAGEVGLALSLIDHEDYHHFTIIEKKNKIRLEREQIEGFEVDEEATAELVAALKPVAPPAGTGKKKKKKAQTNQDVWLRNN from the coding sequence ATGACTAACACCACAACACCAACCAACTTCTCCGATCTTGGCTTAATCTCTCCTTTGATGGCTCGTCTTACCGAGCTTGAATACCAACAGCCAACGCCTATCCAAGCGCAAGTTATTCCAAGTGTGTTAGCAGGACGCGACCTAATTGCAGGTGCAAATACGGGTTCAGGTAAAACTGCAGCATTTGCGCTGCCGCTGTTACAACAAATTCATGAAGATGCACCTCTGGACCGTCGTTCAGGCAAAGGTAACTTTGTTTCTGGCCTTATCTTGGTTCCTACTCGTGAACTTGCTAAGCAAGTGGCTGACAGCGTTAAATCTTACGCTGTGCATTTCAATGGCGCGATTAAAACGGTTTGTGTGTTTGGTGGTGTATCGGTAAACACTCAGATGCAGGCGCTACGTGGCGGCACTGATATCTTGGTGGCAACACCGGGTCGTTTGCTGGATCTAATCTCAAGCAAAGCTATCAAGCTAGATAAAGTAAAAACGTTAGTGCTTGATGAAGCTGACCGAATGTTAAGCCTTGGTTTTACAGAAGAACTAGACGCGATCTTGAAACTTCTGCCAAGCAAAAAACAAACCTTGTTGTTCTCTGCGACTTTCCCCGAGCAAGTTAAAACGCTGACTCACGAACTACTGAATGATCCAATTGAGGTTCAACTTCAAAGTGCTAATGCGAGCACATTGGTTCAGCGTGTATTCGAAGTAGAAAAAGGTCGTAAGACAGCATTGTTAGCGCACCTGATTCAACAGCACGAATGGCGCCAAGCTCTTATCTTCGTAAACGCGAAAAACAGCTGTGAGCACCTTGCAGACAAGCTTTACAAGCGCGGTATCATCGCAGAAGTATTCCACGGCGATAAAGGGCAGGGTTCACGTACTCGTATTCTTGAAGATTTCAAATCTGGCGAGATTGACGTTCTTATCGCGACAGACATCGCGGCACGTGGTCTGGATATCGAAAAGCTACCAGTAGTAATCAACTTTGACCTACCACGTAGCCCATCAGACTACATGCACCGTATTGGCCGAAGTGGTCGTGCGGGTGAGGTTGGTCTAGCGCTATCTTTGATCGACCACGAAGATTACCATCACTTCACAATCATTGAGAAGAAGAACAAAATCCGTCTTGAGCGTGAGCAAATTGAAGGTTTTGAAGTGGATGAAGAAGCTACGGCTGAACTTGTTGCTGCATTAAAACCCGTTGCGCCACCGGCTGGCACAGGTAAAAAGAAAAAGAAAAAAGCACAAACTAATCAAGATGTGTGGTTGAGAAACAACTGA
- a CDS encoding bifunctional metallophosphatase/5'-nucleotidase, translated as MTKKNKPTKIVLAHINDTHSYFEPTSLQLSLKMNNHIIEPYVSAGGFARISTRFKQIEQDAQRQKVGTLLLHAGDCFQGTLYFSLFKGKANADLLNALNIDAMTLGNHELDMGNEPVAIFAKRIKFPLLAGNWNLSNEDINKTHTLADNEIVKPYLTETRSASFITKEFDGEKVAIFGLSIDKMAGIANPDLDTPFENALETARTTIEQIHQAGINKIVLLSHLGYEADLELAANVSGIGVIVGGHSHRLQGDFSDIGLVKDDDYGVKVGDTYVVQAGFHAMSLGHCEIEFDSQGKVTHFNGKNELLLGRRLFIDAKLSEVGQDDAHDMACEFLNNHPNIAVCKKDPELQSILTDKYQPRVRKLQQQVIAHADTKLRHIRIPDEKGSSQLAPLVAQSFHYLMNKKGHPVEFAIHNAGGVRNSLNSGDVSVADIAGKLLPFAVPIGVYEVKGETIAGMLEGAINNALDNGVVGTGSGSFPYTHNLRFCYHKEAPLGHRIHHLEIHSEALGWQAVSRDRVYRGTSSAYTMKGKEGYNAVLDMIGDGVVTTDSMADCFIEFLQDHPESLQHNELLNCMECFR; from the coding sequence ATGACTAAAAAGAATAAGCCGACAAAAATAGTGTTGGCGCACATCAACGACACCCACTCATACTTTGAACCAACCTCATTACAGCTATCACTTAAAATGAACAACCACATCATAGAACCTTATGTGAGTGCTGGTGGCTTTGCTCGAATTTCTACACGTTTCAAACAAATAGAACAAGATGCCCAGCGTCAGAAGGTTGGAACCCTGTTACTGCATGCTGGTGACTGCTTTCAAGGCACTTTGTACTTCTCCTTATTCAAAGGAAAAGCCAACGCAGATCTGTTGAATGCTCTTAATATAGATGCCATGACGCTTGGCAATCACGAGCTAGATATGGGTAATGAGCCCGTTGCGATTTTCGCGAAAAGAATCAAATTCCCGCTGTTGGCCGGTAACTGGAATCTATCGAATGAGGATATCAATAAAACTCATACGTTAGCGGACAACGAAATTGTTAAGCCTTATCTAACTGAAACACGAAGTGCTTCGTTTATAACGAAAGAGTTTGATGGTGAGAAGGTCGCAATATTTGGCTTAAGTATCGACAAAATGGCTGGCATCGCTAACCCTGATCTCGATACTCCGTTTGAAAATGCATTAGAAACCGCAAGAACTACGATAGAACAGATTCATCAGGCTGGCATCAACAAGATTGTGTTGCTTAGCCACCTTGGTTACGAAGCTGATTTAGAGCTAGCGGCCAACGTTTCAGGTATTGGCGTCATTGTTGGAGGGCATAGCCACCGTTTGCAAGGCGACTTCTCTGATATCGGCTTAGTTAAAGACGATGATTACGGCGTGAAAGTCGGTGACACCTATGTAGTACAAGCGGGTTTCCACGCCATGAGCCTAGGGCACTGCGAAATCGAGTTCGATTCTCAAGGCAAAGTGACGCACTTTAACGGCAAAAATGAGCTGCTGTTAGGACGTCGACTGTTTATAGATGCAAAGCTAAGTGAAGTCGGGCAAGACGACGCCCATGATATGGCGTGTGAGTTTTTGAACAATCACCCCAATATTGCAGTGTGTAAAAAAGATCCTGAGCTGCAGAGCATTCTGACGGATAAATACCAGCCGAGAGTTCGCAAGCTTCAGCAACAAGTTATTGCTCATGCAGATACAAAACTGCGCCACATACGCATCCCAGACGAAAAAGGCTCAAGCCAACTAGCGCCGTTGGTTGCTCAATCATTTCACTATCTTATGAACAAGAAGGGGCATCCGGTTGAGTTTGCCATTCACAACGCCGGCGGTGTTAGAAACTCACTGAATAGCGGCGATGTCTCTGTTGCCGATATTGCCGGAAAACTACTTCCGTTTGCCGTACCCATTGGTGTGTACGAAGTCAAAGGTGAAACGATCGCGGGTATGCTTGAAGGGGCAATCAATAACGCATTGGATAATGGCGTTGTAGGGACAGGCTCAGGCAGCTTTCCTTATACGCATAACCTAAGGTTTTGTTACCACAAGGAAGCGCCTCTTGGGCATAGAATCCATCATTTAGAAATTCATTCTGAAGCATTGGGATGGCAGGCTGTTTCTCGTGACCGAGTCTATCGGGGCACGTCGTCTGCCTACACTATGAAAGGAAAAGAGGGCTATAACGCCGTTTTGGATATGATAGGTGATGGTGTGGTGACGACCGACTCAATGGCAGATTGTTTCATCGAGTTTCTACAAGACCACCCAGAGTCGCTTCAACACAATGAGTTATTAAATTGCATGGAGTGCTTTAGATAA
- a CDS encoding DUF1223 domain-containing protein → MSHAKHNTSLFKLCLFALPIGFYSSVSLAQTWSNEGQPAQVIELFTSEGCSSCPPADTYLSTFADHPKLWTEVIPLAYHVDYWDYLGWGDKFASKAFSQKQRLYKAYGVTSGVYTPGFVVDGKEWRGYFNWLDRTLPSLQQQTNPKLTVNHKGDTFSVSYEGKGDYVAHIALLAMNEVTSVKAGENRGKKLKHDFVVVYDGYQRGESDWQFNIDFSPLIATPDAVAVWLTELNSYTPEQTVAGWLD, encoded by the coding sequence ATGTCACACGCCAAACACAATACATCATTGTTCAAACTCTGCTTATTTGCCTTACCGATCGGCTTCTATTCCTCAGTGTCGCTTGCACAAACCTGGAGTAACGAAGGGCAGCCTGCTCAGGTTATTGAGCTGTTTACCTCTGAAGGTTGTTCTAGTTGTCCGCCTGCTGACACGTACCTTAGTACTTTTGCAGATCATCCAAAACTTTGGACCGAGGTCATACCGCTTGCTTATCACGTAGACTACTGGGACTACTTAGGCTGGGGAGACAAGTTCGCCAGCAAGGCATTCAGTCAGAAGCAGCGTTTATACAAAGCTTATGGGGTAACAAGTGGCGTTTATACACCGGGCTTCGTTGTCGATGGAAAAGAGTGGCGTGGTTACTTTAATTGGCTAGACAGAACGTTGCCTTCGCTTCAACAACAAACTAATCCCAAATTAACAGTGAACCATAAAGGCGATACGTTCAGTGTGAGTTACGAAGGCAAAGGGGATTATGTCGCGCATATTGCCTTGTTGGCGATGAACGAAGTCACCAGCGTTAAAGCGGGCGAGAACAGAGGTAAGAAACTTAAGCACGATTTTGTCGTGGTTTACGACGGCTATCAACGTGGTGAGTCTGATTGGCAATTCAATATCGATTTCTCTCCTTTAATCGCCACGCCAGATGCTGTAGCCGTGTGGTTAACAGAGCTCAACTCGTACACGCCAGAGCAAACGGTAGCGGGGTGGCTTGACTAA
- a CDS encoding TerC/Alx family metal homeostasis membrane protein, with amino-acid sequence MNSTQSLLSTHSESFFSSPIMTTYAGFFLLTVILVSIDIYQTRGGSVTIKKAAIWSVFWFVLAFLFAGSIYLFWDIYAPNSEYTAQKATVSFITGYLLEKSLSVDNLFVFAMIFAQYQVPEHLRPRALLWGVIGALVLRAIMIALGAQLLAEYHWVLYVFAAFLIGTGIKLALDKGEEESVNTLPEKLLRKVMPVTEDFQGPALMVKQGAKWAFTPMMLVIGAIAVMDVMFALDSIPAIFAVTREPFLVLAANVFALLGLRSLYFVLQGMMDKFIYLKPALAFIMVFIGVKMLLVDSEWAIPTYWSLAVLISTMTIAVIASIYAKKPAIEQVN; translated from the coding sequence ATGAACTCAACTCAATCTCTATTATCTACACATAGTGAATCCTTTTTTTCATCGCCAATCATGACGACTTATGCGGGCTTTTTTCTGCTGACTGTGATTCTCGTCTCTATCGATATTTATCAGACTCGTGGTGGTAGTGTAACCATCAAGAAAGCGGCAATTTGGAGCGTTTTCTGGTTTGTGCTCGCGTTTTTGTTTGCTGGTTCCATTTACCTATTTTGGGACATCTATGCGCCTAATAGTGAATACACAGCCCAAAAAGCAACCGTGTCATTTATTACCGGTTACTTGCTAGAAAAATCATTGAGCGTAGACAACTTGTTTGTTTTCGCGATGATCTTTGCTCAATACCAAGTTCCTGAGCATCTAAGACCTCGTGCGCTTCTTTGGGGCGTAATTGGTGCATTGGTGCTTCGTGCAATTATGATCGCATTAGGTGCTCAGCTCTTGGCTGAATACCACTGGGTGCTTTATGTATTTGCTGCGTTCCTAATTGGTACAGGTATTAAACTGGCGCTAGATAAGGGCGAAGAGGAGAGTGTGAATACGCTACCTGAGAAGTTACTTCGTAAAGTGATGCCTGTGACAGAAGATTTCCAAGGTCCTGCATTAATGGTTAAACAGGGTGCAAAATGGGCATTCACTCCAATGATGTTGGTGATCGGCGCGATTGCAGTCATGGACGTGATGTTTGCATTGGATTCTATCCCTGCCATTTTCGCTGTTACGCGAGAGCCATTCTTAGTACTGGCTGCGAACGTATTTGCATTGCTTGGCCTTCGTTCATTGTACTTTGTTCTTCAGGGCATGATGGATAAGTTCATTTACTTGAAACCTGCATTGGCATTCATCATGGTCTTCATCGGTGTAAAAATGCTACTGGTTGACAGTGAGTGGGCTATCCCAACTTATTGGTCACTCGCTGTACTAATTTCTACCATGACGATTGCGGTTATAGCGTCGATTTATGCGAAGAAGCCAGCTATTGAACAAGTAAATTAA
- a CDS encoding phospholipase D family protein: protein MLKNKMRAICAIFCIALLAGCAQPYPDVEPGFEANWQSTEHQAEVYLIPSAPEAFARRIDLVRQAKHSIDMTYFSWENDTLGLMLLNELKHAADRDVAVRLTLDDLLVFNDKWLAELDSHPNIEIRLFNPFESRKAGWIGRAFNFSTHQKQLDNRLHEKYFNVDHQWMILGGRNIGDDYFGYSEKANFFDMDVLFKGDVIAAFNQNYKALWNSEHVVPIQERIKIKGTEQYKAFTKVLNKGEKNKALITSEVERQIKNLNHLSFISASVTPVFDSLEKLNDNKPYFRQRIEHLIKQKIPTPSKAVISTPYVVPSNNQFVFVDALTEQQAKVTLMTNSSASNDSGFVPAYYEQHRQTLLDKGVSIFEYKSKAINDDHYFHVDTYYHNKTVILDNRVTYIGSSNFDPRSDFLNIELGVLIDSEEFAEQVTHYLTRQKNDLFWAVSRDQSGETKWVSGEQEYTKNPNYSSWNKLPDWLFRKMNGEFEL from the coding sequence ATGCTTAAGAATAAGATGCGCGCCATATGTGCGATATTTTGCATTGCTTTATTAGCCGGCTGCGCCCAACCTTACCCTGATGTCGAGCCCGGCTTCGAAGCTAACTGGCAAAGCACAGAACATCAAGCCGAAGTCTATTTGATCCCGAGTGCGCCTGAAGCCTTTGCGCGCCGCATTGATCTGGTTCGCCAAGCAAAACACTCGATTGATATGACTTACTTCTCTTGGGAAAACGACACTCTGGGTCTGATGCTGTTAAACGAGCTGAAACACGCCGCTGACCGCGATGTGGCCGTGCGCCTCACACTGGATGACTTGTTGGTATTCAATGACAAATGGTTGGCCGAGCTAGACTCACACCCCAATATTGAGATTCGACTGTTCAACCCTTTTGAGTCACGTAAAGCTGGCTGGATAGGGCGCGCGTTTAACTTCTCGACTCACCAAAAACAGTTAGATAACCGACTGCATGAGAAGTACTTTAATGTTGACCACCAATGGATGATCCTCGGGGGGCGCAACATCGGTGATGACTACTTTGGCTACAGTGAAAAAGCCAACTTCTTTGATATGGATGTGCTATTCAAAGGCGATGTGATTGCTGCGTTCAACCAAAATTACAAAGCATTGTGGAACAGCGAACATGTGGTGCCGATTCAGGAACGCATTAAAATCAAAGGAACGGAGCAATATAAAGCGTTCACCAAAGTGTTGAATAAAGGCGAGAAAAATAAAGCGTTGATCACGTCTGAAGTCGAGAGACAGATAAAGAACTTAAACCATCTGAGTTTCATTTCAGCCTCTGTCACGCCAGTATTTGATTCACTGGAGAAACTCAATGACAACAAGCCCTACTTTCGCCAACGTATAGAGCACTTGATCAAGCAAAAAATACCGACACCTTCAAAAGCAGTGATTTCTACCCCTTATGTGGTGCCGAGTAACAACCAGTTTGTGTTTGTTGATGCATTAACTGAGCAACAAGCCAAAGTGACTTTAATGACCAATTCATCGGCTTCTAATGATTCGGGGTTTGTTCCTGCGTATTACGAACAACATCGCCAGACCTTACTCGATAAAGGCGTAAGTATCTTTGAGTACAAAAGCAAAGCGATCAATGATGACCACTATTTTCATGTTGATACTTACTATCATAATAAAACCGTGATTCTAGATAACCGTGTTACGTATATCGGTTCATCGAACTTCGATCCTAGGTCCGATTTTTTGAATATTGAGCTTGGCGTGCTGATTGATAGTGAAGAGTTTGCGGAACAAGTAACACACTATTTAACACGTCAGAAAAACGATTTGTTTTGGGCTGTGTCGCGCGACCAATCAGGCGAAACAAAGTGGGTTTCAGGAGAACAAGAATACACTAAGAACCCTAATTACAGTTCATGGAACAAACTACCAGACTGGTTATTCAGAAAAATGAATGGGGAGTTTGAGCTCTAA